The DNA window TGCTGAACTGGACCAAAGAGGTGACCTGCTGACTACAGTGGAACTTGGCTGTGCAGGGCCAGTGTTTCCTGATTATAAAGGAAATGTTTTGTACCTTCAGACATTAGAGTGGCCAAGCCACCCTCAAATGTTTGTTCCAATGGAGCTGCGCAAAAAATACCCTTCTATTGACTGCCTGGAGGGGCTCACTTGGAGCTTGTTCTTTGAGGAGAATGAAAGGAGGCGTGCTCCTGATTATATCCCAGAACGTGATCAAAGACACCTGAAAGCTATTTGGCTTACAGAGCCAGGGGCAGGAGAgagcatttttttaaagcatatcACCAACATTCAGGATGTACTTGTGGAAATTCGATATAATGCCAGAGAGGAATTTGCCTCAGACCCTTACTACGTTCTCAATGATTGCATTTATAGGGTACACAGGAAAAATCTTAGTATAAGTCTGGTGGGCAAATTCATGAGCACTGACAATCAAGCTGAAATTGAACGTTTCCAGCTTAATTTCATGAACCAGAACAACATGTCCTCCCTGCAGGACCTGAGACAGGGTCTCAAAGCATCCAAATTCAACGACTTTTGTCGCCAGACTTTCCAATTCCAGCAGTGTAGCTACAACTGTGAGAGATGGGGTCATTACTTCATGACAGCAGTGTTCTCAGCATCTGTGCGTAACTTCAGAATCTTCTCACTTTTCCTCATGAGTGTGATAGGCTGTGAAGTAGGCCGCTCTCGGGGGACTGATAGCTCCCTGTGCTCAGCGTTTGTTGAAGATGACCACCCCATGGTGACTGACAAACCCTGGCCTGAACAACTGAGACGAGGATTTTATGGCTGCACTGTTGACAACTATGAAATGGCACCACAGGAGAGCCGGAGTTGGTTAGATCAAGTTGTTGCAAAGGAAAATTCTTTGTACATCAAATCAAAGCAGATGATGAATGCTGTCACCCATGACGAGCGAACGGAGCTGGACATCTTTGGGAGGGTCAAAGTCATGAATAAGTACGTGTTCTCATCTTACCTAGAATTCTTTCGAGGTACACCTGAGGGAAAGAAACTCAAGAGAGGATGTACTACATCTTTCAATGATGATTTATATCCATAAATGCAGGTGCAATGTGTGATTAATGCTTAGATCTCACTGCTTCA is part of the Thunnus albacares chromosome 19, fThuAlb1.1, whole genome shotgun sequence genome and encodes:
- the LOC122969427 gene encoding uncharacterized protein LOC122969427 isoform X2, translated to MLKPWGFCVIIIQLSLAAGMNSDGSVPWTPSGSNIGNRYFTREKPGWDPNLLYLQMTPPRFDLLPLHSDPEDATSVDLWFTEPLIQTQRQRITDSWNPAFHALSSVNQRVHACVGDSCLIKEAFPVYLTHSDRFRFSHNHTLETEIMSNLQHMTLWAGETKYSHQTIVIMEEDAAVIKSAIYLYERHPTVSTLLKYQKGALHILRGSHFFSTGNHDIILVGHGSEGTNGTAQLAGYGPEELARFVSTLKTESIFSQLGTVSLIGCNLGNDPHFMLQMLQTLRSLRVETKLHLHNAFLSVSSDGEIMTKTDKVWRSHDHSRRVIAELDQRGDLLTTVELGCAGPVFPDYKGNVLYLQTLEWPSHPQMFVPMELRKKYPSIDCLEGLTWSLFFEENERRRAPDYIPERDQRHLKAIWLTEPGAGESIFLKHITNIQDVLVEIRYNAREEFASDPYYVLNDCIYRVHRKNLSISLVGKFMSTDNQAEIERFQLNFMNQNNMSSLQDLRQGLKASKFNDFCRQTFQFQQCSYNCERWGHYFMTAVFSASVRNFRIFSLFLMSVIGCEVGRSRGTDSSLCSAFVEDDHPMVTDKPWPEQLRRGFYGCTVDNYEMAPQESRSWLDQVVAKENSLYIKSKQMMNAVTHDERTELDIFGRVKVMNKYVFSSYLEFFRGTPEGKKLKRGCTTSFNDDLYP
- the LOC122969427 gene encoding uncharacterized protein LOC122969427 isoform X1: MLKPWGFCVIIIQLSLAAGMNSVFVITDGSVPWTPSGSNIGNRYFTREKPGWDPNLLYLQMTPPRFDLLPLHSDPEDATSVDLWFTEPLIQTQRQRITDSWNPAFHALSSVNQRVHACVGDSCLIKEAFPVYLTHSDRFRFSHNHTLETEIMSNLQHMTLWAGETKYSHQTIVIMEEDAAVIKSAIYLYERHPTVSTLLKYQKGALHILRGSHFFSTGNHDIILVGHGSEGTNGTAQLAGYGPEELARFVSTLKTESIFSQLGTVSLIGCNLGNDPHFMLQMLQTLRSLRVETKLHLHNAFLSVSSDGEIMTKTDKVWRSHDHSRRVIAELDQRGDLLTTVELGCAGPVFPDYKGNVLYLQTLEWPSHPQMFVPMELRKKYPSIDCLEGLTWSLFFEENERRRAPDYIPERDQRHLKAIWLTEPGAGESIFLKHITNIQDVLVEIRYNAREEFASDPYYVLNDCIYRVHRKNLSISLVGKFMSTDNQAEIERFQLNFMNQNNMSSLQDLRQGLKASKFNDFCRQTFQFQQCSYNCERWGHYFMTAVFSASVRNFRIFSLFLMSVIGCEVGRSRGTDSSLCSAFVEDDHPMVTDKPWPEQLRRGFYGCTVDNYEMAPQESRSWLDQVVAKENSLYIKSKQMMNAVTHDERTELDIFGRVKVMNKYVFSSYLEFFRGTPEGKKLKRGCTTSFNDDLYP